CCTGTGAAAAATGACAGCTTGACCTGCTGTGAGGTTATCCCAGGAAAAGTGCTGCTTGTAAGTCCAGGGTTAATTATACTCACCTCCTCCTGTGTTCATACTGGttaaatttaggaaaaaatctgTTCATATCTAGGATAAAGATGGAGAATATTTCTCACACCAATTGCTACTGCTGACGAGATCAGATACAACCAACACTGACAAAAATTCCTTGCACAAACATGAAACTGTAAAAAAGTGAGCTGGACAACAACAATAACACAGGACAACTCCATCAGCAGGAGTCAAGACATTTCTAGCAAGTGGAACTTGTGTACCGGCAGAAGTACACAAGTTCTACTTGCTAGAAATGTCTTGCCTCAGAAGCaaattccatttctctctctcacttcATTTACCATCTACCTACCACATCTCATTTGTATCTAACAAAGATAGTGCCTGTGAGCCCTTTTTCAAGCCCAGGAACACACCAAACTATATTGTTCAGAGTATTGTGGGCTCTTTGTGTAACCCTGCCAATCTAAATGATCCTTGCCAAATACAATCAATGGATTTTAATACATCTGTGAACAGAAATTTGTAGAgagacaaaattatttctgcgCATTTATGGTATTGCTCTGAAATCTCACTTGCCTCTCCACTTACGAGATTTCAATAGGCTTTCGAAGGAAGAGTATTTGGAAACATAATGAAAAGGAGCTAAAGTGTGCTCCCCATTACATCCCAAAAGGGATGCTGAATAGAAGAGATTGGCATGCATTATGATGAGAGGATGCTGCCTTGGTGTTTCAAACCATTCAATTTATACTGCATCTTTTCTAGCACtagagaacaggaaaaaaagctaaCCAACTCTGTCTAGAAAGCCAAAAGCTAATGTCCTGATTTGCGCCATTTTTTACCCCCAAGGATATAAAGCGTGATGAGTGACCCTTTATCCttctggaaaacagcagagcttttaaaatgctgttattttGTGTATCTTGTCCAAGTTATGAATGCTGTCTTCCCTGTATGTACCTAGGCACAAGTTTTTGTTGTAGAGACGCTTTCaggtttggaaagaaaaaaaacatgtgCTGCTGGGGACCAAAAATAACATCTGATCCTGCACTATTTGGATAAAGCTTCTTGAAGTCAATAGGAGTTCTGTTTCTGGAAGGACTTCAGAATCAGACTACAAAGTAGTTAAACCCCCCACCACTCCTCTCCATCTTCCTGCAGCACTTCTAAACAGATGGCAAGGAGCAAAGGGAGTCGTGATCAAATGCCTACTGACCACAGTGATGACTGGAAGCTAGTGAAAAGCCAGGACTGTATTGGCTTTCAACTTTCAGTGCTAAGAAGccaaaaaattctttttatatcTGGTAGAACTATTCGGAGGTATTGCAGTTGCGCCCAAACCCTTCCCCTTCCTTACATCAAATGTGGTTGGAGTCCGTCTCTCTGTAACACCATTAATTACAGGCTCCAGAGCCGAAGCTGTGGCGAAGGGACTGAAGGACACCGCGGGCTGAGGGTACAGCGCAGCAGGCAATCTTGGCCATTTCACAAACCACGATTTCTGTCAGCCGGAGCGCCCCACGCACGCACCGCCGCCCTGCCACCTGTCTCCCGAGGGAGGAGGGCACGGATTCATCGGGGGCAGATGGAGCCGCCCGGGAGAAGGGCTGGGGGTGGCGGGCAAGCCCGAGAGCCAGAAGCGGCCGTACGCCCCCTCCCCAGCGCTGCCCGGAGCAACACGGCTGTGCCCAGCGGGAGCGCGAACGCGAAATGGAAgccagaggaagggaaggagatgCGGCGAGCGGGGCGGCAGAGCTGCTCTGCggagggagagggaggtgtGCGCGGCGCAGGTGGGGacccgccgccccccgcccgcggccccgctGACCTGCCAGGCTGTTGTAGCAGTCAACCTCGATGGCCTCCACCGCCTGCCGCTGCTCCTCGCTCAGCCCCGccgcagcggcggcggcgggagggcgCTGCCCGGCCGgctcctggctcagcagcagcagcagcgccttcagctccagcagggcgCGGTGGTACTTGCCGATGGCCTCCCGGAATTTCTTGTCCTTGTAGCACTGCGCCCCTTCGCTCTTGAAATCCAGCGCCCGTCCGATGAGCTCCCCCGGCTCGGCGatgcccgccgccgccgccgcccgcggcTGGGCACCGCCGGTGGGGCCGTGCCCATCgcccgccccgcggccgccggcgTTCAGCTTGCCCGCCGCCGGGCTCGCCCTCTCCATGGCCGCGGCGCCGCCCGGCTCCCGCGCCGCCCTACGCGGGCGATGCCGCGGCGCCCGCCGCCGCGCTCCCGGCCTTGCCCCCGCGCCGCTCCGCGGCTCCGCCGCTCGCTCCCATCCTCCGGCGGCCGCCGCTCCTCCTCCCTcgccccgccgcccgcgggGCGCCCGCCtccgcccgcccccgccgcccgccgcgggCACCGCCGCCCCCCGCTCCGCTACGACCCCCGCCCAGCGCagcgcggggcggcggggggtggggggagccccggggctggggaTGCGCCGGCTCTGCTCACCGCGCCGGCCCGGCAAGGGGCGAACGTACTCCGGGACCCTCAGCTACCTGGACTGGCTGACCCCACAGACCCCCGCCcgctgtcctgctctgcctgatACTGAGCTCACTCCAGCCCCCACAGCCGGGTCCCTTCTGCTCCCCTGTGCCTTGGCCTCCCGTACCTGAGGGTATCGCCCCCCTGTCGGCAGGCTGGGATCCCACCTCCTCCATTCCCCTCCTCATCCCAGTTTCCCGGTTCCATCTCCTCTCCCAGATCCCACCAGTGGTCATCCACCATCAACATCTGTTCATGGTCCCTCGAAGTGTTTCGGTGTGTATACTCCATATCACTGGGCAAAGAAGTGCCAGACCATGAAATCTCCTGTGTGCTCTGCAACAGGGCAGTAGAAGCCAAGGACCACTAACTGCCCTGGTACCAGTAACTCAGGAACTTTGATTTTCCTGGAACAGATTTTCCTATGTGCTGCTGAAAAATGGGTCAATGCTCACTGATGGCTAGAACATGTCCTCGTTTGGGGATATCAGTGGGGAGTGACTCCTGTGCTGCAGAccaacagcagaaaaactgtCTGGAGCATGAGGCATTGTTTTGTTAGACCTAACACCATGTCTGCATTGAATATTTGAAGAGTTGGATGTATTTAGGTGTATTGTTGTGCCAAGATATTTTGTAGGTCTTACCATGTACTTAAAAACTagaggatgggaaaaaaaatttctcaatAATATATTGGGATGTATCTTTTCGTTACCCATGCAACTCTTACATGGTAAGGCTGCAGCTGTGGTGCAATGTGTTCAAGCTTCTCTCTGCAACCatgagaacattttaaaatggagaCTTGAGTTTCTCTTTGGGGTATGTGCAGCCTACTGTGGTGGCATATGGTGTTGCAGTGCTGGGCAAACTGGGATACCTGTGTGGCATAGCTCCATGTAAAGGTATTAATGCAGGTCTGGAACAGGTGCCTGGATAATTCCTTGTTAGCAGGGCCAATGAGTTGTGCTTTATGCATTGGTAATGTTAGTCCCTGCTGCTAAGTCTCTGGGTCTTGCTGAGGTTGTGGTCACAGTGTGGGACAGACACTCATCTACTCACTTGAATCCAAAAGCCAGAGCCACAAGGAGAAGCATCACGCTGATTGTGACAGAAGTACaatttggaaaatgctttcaCGAGAGAAATTATAGCTAAGGCATTCAGCAGTGACTACATGACTTCAAGTGGTTTCATTTCCAGGTGCCCTACTAGCTACATCTTCAAGAAATCTTACTTTATGAAAATGGATGCTCAGCATTCTCAGGTACCTCAAGCTAAGAGTGAGATAAATTACTTAAAAACCTTGCTCAAAGTACATATGATCTAAAATCAGGAAATCCTGGGGGGCGGGTGTGGTGGTGGTGGATATTAGTCACAGCAGCTAGAGTGGAATTGATGTGTGGAACCTAAATattaaggaaggaaaattccTGTTGGGATATTGTTTTAATCTGTCTGGTAGTCATATTACACAAAGTAAGTTTAAGTCATTTCAGAGGTTTCATTGTACCATTATTGACTGCTGCTTGGGAGAATTCACAAGGACAACATATATCTCTTGTGCTGGAACGCTGACTTTGCCAGAGGAAAGGAGATTGCCACAGAGGATTAATTGCTGAGATCTGAGCAGCTGCATGAGCTATCGAAGAAGGAACTGTTTTCTTGGAGGGTGATGTAGCAAAATGACATTGGGAGTAGTTGCTTCCCTTTTTCAGTATTTGCCTGAGCCCATGGAGTTAGTT
This sequence is a window from Serinus canaria isolate serCan28SL12 chromosome 5, serCan2020, whole genome shotgun sequence. Protein-coding genes within it:
- the TTC9 gene encoding tetratricopeptide repeat protein 9A — protein: MERASPAAGKLNAGGRGAGDGHGPTGGAQPRAAAAAGIAEPGELIGRALDFKSEGAQCYKDKKFREAIGKYHRALLELKALLLLLSQEPAGQRPPAAAAAAGLSEEQRQAVEAIEVDCYNSLAACLLQAELVNYERVKEYCLKVLQKEGENFKALYRSGVAFYHLGDFNKALYYLKEARSRQPTDTNVIRYIQLTEMKLSRCSQREKETL